Genomic DNA from Bacteroidota bacterium:
TCCAACGAATCAAGCTGCACCTTCCGTGGTTCGCCAGTATGCATTTGTTCGCCTGATTGCCCATTGGACTGTTTAACAAAGAGGAGTGCCAGTAAGATGACAAGGCTGAGGCAGTAGGCTATTCTTGTAGTAAGCATGGTTTATCCTGCACGGCAAGTGATACGTTTGAGGGATAGTTGCTAAATTTGAATTGCGTATGCTTGCTAAGTGTTGGACGACCCTGTAAAAGTAAACGTATTTTTTGCCAATAGCCCGACATCTTATTGTGTCGTCAGAATTGCAGCGTGTTTGTGTGTTAGCCTTTTAGCTGGGAAAAATACCAGGTAGTTTGCTCCCAGGAAGGGTCTTGCTCCATTTTGTAATCGAAGGGTCTCGGGTGGTTTTTGGAGCTAATAAGGGATTGCAGGTACTTATGTGATATCTCAGGATCGTATACGCGCCAAACCATGCGCCGTGTTTTATTCCACGTTTCGCGGACCAGAAAGAGGGCATTGCCGCCGGCTTTAATCTCTGCATCCAATACCTCGCAAAAGGGGTCAACAAGGTCTTGCTCTGCCTGCGTAGGCATGCCATTTTCTGCGAGATGCTGGAAATCAATGGTTACAGACAACTGCCAGCTGAATATGCGTTTGTGCGCAAAGTCTCTCAAGCTGTCATTTAGCGAGCCCACGCAGGGGAGTCCATCCTGCTTCCATTTCATCAAGGTGAAATGTTCTTCGGGAAGTACAACGCGTACTTCGTCTTCTTTCAGTTTTCTTTTGCGCCCACGGCCAAAAAAATTGCGAAGCATAGCTGTATGATGAGAATGAGGTTATTGGACTAC
This window encodes:
- a CDS encoding DUF695 domain-containing protein, whose protein sequence is MLRNFFGRGRKRKLKEDEVRVVLPEEHFTLMKWKQDGLPCVGSLNDSLRDFAHKRIFSWQLSVTIDFQHLAENGMPTQAEQDLVDPFCEVLDAEIKAGGNALFLVRETWNKTRRMVWRVYDPEISHKYLQSLISSKNHPRPFDYKMEQDPSWEQTTWYFSQLKG